A genomic stretch from Engraulis encrasicolus isolate BLACKSEA-1 chromosome 10, IST_EnEncr_1.0, whole genome shotgun sequence includes:
- the irx7 gene encoding iroquois homeobox 7 yields MPASHTGPGNCFVDANIAMQGYHLMGCPPPQQLASSINVLNGLPVYSGLPGYNFIPYPQMRHMVSHLLSPYELKAASPYHHHHPLLRRDAFYSSYRTVVAEDPSRTSKVASRESTSALKSWLNEHLKNPYPTKGEKIMLAIVTRMTLTQVSTWFANARRRLKKENRVSWTSKSKSDEEDDDEEEEEGESEEDVTLHQKSISSSVFDEEEDEIDPETVDEEEEEETCRAPEPECASGSLDTGLPDRGVVVEQQKESCCSADVCVEGKRSASESVKDNTNGDGAQKQKIWSLAEIATSKTDTKPAAISHHGITSSGVDVGKLWLHWASRNGLYLPANYDFLKQDSSAQTGL; encoded by the exons ATGCCTGCATCTCACACGGGACCTGGCAACTGTTTCGTTGACGCAAACATCGCCATGCAGGGATATCACTTGATGGGGTGCCCACCACCCCAGCAACTGGCCTCAAGCATCAACGTCTTAAATGGACTGCCTGTATATTCCGGACTACCTGGATATAATTTCATCCCATACCCACAGATGAGACACATGGTAAGTCACTTGTTATC CCCATATGAGCTGAAAGCGGCCTCgccgtaccaccaccaccacccactcctgAGACGCGACGCCTTCTACTCCTCATATCGGACAGTGGTCGCAGAGGACCCCAGCCGGACCAGCAAAGTGGCCAGCCGGGAAAGCACCAGCGCTCTCAAGAGTTGGCTGAACGAACACCTAAAGAACCCCTACCCTACCAAAGGGGAAAAGATCATGCTCGCCATCGTCACCAGGATGACACTGACGCAGGTGTCCACATGGTTCGCCAACGCGCGGAGACGCCTGAAGAAAGAAAACCGTGTCAGTTGGACGTCAAAAAGTAAATCTGACGAAGAAgatgatgacgaggaggaggaggagggtgaaagTGAGGAGGATGTCACGTTGCACCAGAAAAGCATCTCATCATCGGTttttgatgaggaggaggatgaaattGATCCAGAGactgtggatgaggaggaggaggaggagacgtgcCGAGCGCCAGAGCCCGAATGCGCGTCTGGGTCGTTGGATACAGGATTACCCGATCGTGGTGTTGTTGTTGAACAGCAAAAAGAAAGTTGCTGTTCGGCGGATGTATGTGTAGAAGGCAAACGAAGTGCAAGTGAATCCGTCAAGGACAATACAAACGGAGACGGCGCACAGAAACAGAAAATCTGGTCGTTAGCAGAAATTGCCACTTCAAAAACTGATACGAAGCCTGCAGCAATCTCCCACCATGGCATCACGAGTAGTGGGGTGGACGTTGGAAAGTTGTGGTTGCACTGGGCCTCCAGGAATGGACTGTACCTTCCAGCAAATTATGACTTTTTGAAACAGGACAGTAGCGCGCAAACGGGTTTATGA